Proteins encoded together in one Microcaecilia unicolor chromosome 3, aMicUni1.1, whole genome shotgun sequence window:
- the LOC115464554 gene encoding olfactory receptor 5V1-like codes for MENQTLVKEFLLLEFSNLPELQLALFYMFLSLYVLTLTGNVLIIIVTRVNPQLDVPMYFFLSCLSFLEICYTSVTIPKMLINFLLKTNAISFPECAIQLYFFIALGSIECTLLAVMAYDRYVAVCNPLCYPIVMNKAVCVRLVVACWLSGFFNSAIHTVMTFRLPFCSSKQIQQFFCDIPPLLKLACIDTWANEVVLFTVGGFYGMGSFLLTLISYIHIILAILKIRSSISRHKTFSTCTSHLIVVVLFFGSSFLMYLQPTSKHSLDWESLVPVFYAIVTPTLNPIIYSLRNKEVKEALQKIIGRKVILNKKSQFQKTKFR; via the coding sequence ATGGAAAACCAGACTCTTGTGAAAGAGTTTCTTCTCTTGGAATTCTCAAACCTTCCAGAGCTACAGCTTGCTCTTTTCTATATGTTTCTTTCACTTTATGTCTTGACGCTGACCGGGAATGTCCTGATTATCATCGTAACCAGGGTCAATCCTCAGCTGGATGTACCCATGTACTTTTTTCTCAGCTGTCTCTCCTTCCTGGAGATCTGTTATACATCTGTCACCATCCCTAAGATGTTGATAAACTTTCTTCTGAAGACCaatgccatctcctttccagaaTGTGCCATTCAGCTGTACTTCTTTATTGCCCTGGGGAGTATTGAATGCACTCTTCTTGCTGTGATGGCATATGATCGTTATGTGGCTGTGTGCAATCCCTTGTGTTACCCCATTGTCATGAACAAGGCTgtctgtgtacgactggtagtcGCTTGCTGGTTGAGTGGCTTCTTTAACTCAGCAATCCACACTGTCATGACATTCCGTCTCCCTTTCTGCTCCTCCAAACAGATCCAGCAGTTCTTCTGTGACATCCCGCCACTGCTGAAACTGGCATGCATAGACACTTGGGCCAATGAGGTAGTGCTGTTTACTGTAGGTGGCTTCTATGGAATGGGCTCTTTCCTACTGACCCTTATTTCATATATTCATATCATCTTGGCCATATTGAAGATTCGCTCTTCGATAAGTAGACACAAGACCTTCTCCACTTGCACTTCCCACCTCATTGTTGTAGTCTTGTTCTTTGGATCTTCATTCTTGATGTACCTACAACCCACCTCAAAGCATTCACTGGATTGGGAGAGTCTGGTCCCTGTGTTCTATGCCATTGTGACTCCAACACTGAACCCAATCATCTACAGCTTGAGGAACAAAGAGGTGAAGGAGGCCCTGCAAAAAATCATAGGCAGAAAAgtgattttgaataaaaaatcTCAGTTTCAGAAAACAAAGTTTAGATGA
- the LOC115464555 gene encoding olfactory receptor 5V1-like has translation MENQTLVKEFLLLGFSHLPGLQLAFFCMFFSLYVSTLTGNVLIIIITKVNPQLDVPMYFFLSCLSFLEICYTSVTIPKMLINFLLKTNGISFPECAIQLYFFIALGSIECTLLAVMAYDRYVAVCNPLCYPIVMNKGVCLRLVVTCWLSGFFNSAIHTVMTFRLPFCSSKQIQQFFCDIPPLLKLACIDTWINEAVLYTVGVFYGMGSFLLTLISYIYIILAILKMRSSTSRRKTFSTCTSHLIVVTLFYATSLFMYIQMSSQYPVDQDNLVPVFYAIVTPALNPIIYSLRNREMKEALQKLIVRKMTLYNKTEFLKVRFG, from the coding sequence ATGGAAAACCAgactttggtgaaagaatttctACTGTTGGGATTTTCACACCTGCCAGGGCTGCAGCTTGCTTTCTTCTGTATGTTTTTTTCACTTTATGTCTCAACGCTGACCGGGAATGTCCTGATTATCATCATAACCAAGGTGAATCCTCAGCTTGATGtacccatgtacttcttcctcagtTGCCTCTCCTTCCTAGAGATCTGTTATACATCTGTCACCATCCCTAAGATGTTGATAAACTTTCTTCTGAAGACCAATGGCATCTCCTTTCCAGAATGTGCCATTCAGCTATACTTCTTTATTGCCCTGGGGAGTATTGAATGCACTCTTCTTGCTGTGATGGCGTATGATCGTTATGTGGCTGTGTGCAATCCCTTGTGTTACCCCATTGTCATGAACAAGGGTGTCTGTCTACGACTGGTAGTCACTTGCTGGTTGAGTGGCTTCTTTAACTCAGCAATCCACACTGTCATGACATTCCGTCTCCCATTCTGCTCCTCCAAACAGATCCAGCAGTTCTTCTGTGACATCCCGCCACTGCTGAAACTGGCATGCATAGACACTTGGATCAATGAAGCAGTGCTCTATACCGTAGGTGTTTTTTATGGAATGGGCTCTTTCCTACTGACCCTCATTTCATACATTTATATCATCTTGGCCATATTGAAGATGCGCTCTTCAACAAGTCGGCGTAAGACCTTCTCCACTTGCACCTCCCACCTCATTGTCGTCACCTTGTTCTATGCAACTTCATTATTTATGTATATACAAATGTCCTCACAGTACCCAGTGGATCAGGACAATCTGGTCCCTGTGTTCTATGCCATTGTGACCCCCGCACTAAACCCAATCATATATAGCTTAAGGAATAGAGAGATGAAGGAGGCTCTGCAAAAACTCATAGTCAGAAAAATGACTTTGTATAACAAGACTGAATTTCTAAAGGTGAGATTTGGATAA
- the LOC115464993 gene encoding olfactory receptor 5B12-like, with product MSERNRTAPSEFILQGFTNIPELQIALFTLFLIVYLVTLVGNMGIILVIRVDSRLHSPMYFFLSNLAFLDISYATVVTPKMLVNFVSTDKSILYASCIIQMYFFTALATTECLLLAAMAYDRYVAICNPLHYMNSMTKKLCSCLVIGAYVGGFLQSAIHTTATFQLSFCGSNKIKHFFCDIPPLLMLSCTDIRTNMILLFSFCGFNEGSSALIILISYIYIISTILKIRSTAGRCKAFSTCASHLVAVTLFYGTLFFMYLRPASSYSLGRDRFISVFYTVAIPMLNPIIYSLRNKEVKEALRKAISRSIFTCS from the coding sequence ATGTCTGAAAGGAATAGAACTGCCCCATCAGAGTTCATCCTACAGGGATTCACAAATATCCCAGAGTTGCAAATAGCCCTCTTCACTCTTTTTCTTATCGTCTACCTTGTAACACTGGTGGGCAACATGGGCATAATTTTGGTCATTCGGGTAGACTCACGTCTTCACAGTCCCATGTACTTTTTCCTCAGCAACTTGGCCTTCCTTGACATTAGCTATGCAACTGTCGTTACCCCGAAGATGCTTGTCAACTTTGTGTCAACAGACAAatccatcctctatgccagctgCATCATTCAAATGTATTTCTTCACAGCTTTGGCCACCACAGAGTGTCTCCTGTTGGCAGCCATGGCTTATGATCGTTACGTTGCCATATGCAACCCTTTGCACTACATGAACTCCATGACCAAAAAACTGTGCAGCTGCCTGGTAATTGGGGCCTATGTTGGTGGCTTTCTGCAGTCTGCGATCCATACCACAGCCACCTTCCAGCTGTCCTTTTGTGGTTCCAATAAGATCAAGCATTTCTTCTGTGACATCCCTCCACTGTTGATGCTATCTTGTACCGACATCCGCACAAACATGATCTTGCTCTTCAGCTTCTGTGGCTTCAATGAGGGCTCCTCTGCCTTAATCATCCTCATCTCCTACATCTACATAATCTCCACCATCCTGAAGATACGCTCAACAGCAGGTAGGTGCAAAGCCTTCTCAACCTGCGCTTCCCATCTGGTGGCTGTCACATTATTTTATGGGACACTCTTCTTCATGTACTTGCGACCAGCtagcagctactcactgggacggGATCGGTTCATTTCTGTGTTCTACACAGTGGCCATCCCCATGTTGAATCCCATAATCTATAGCTTGAGGAACAAGGAAGTGAAGGAAGCCCTGAGGAAAGCCATAAGCAGAAGCATCTTCACTTGCTCATGA